A stretch of the Microtus ochrogaster isolate Prairie Vole_2 linkage group LG2, MicOch1.0, whole genome shotgun sequence genome encodes the following:
- the Cenpq gene encoding centromere protein Q isoform X1 has translation MNCVEWRKRLIDRWIQRGVNFEAPAFVIKMPGKTNASKRNSQQLKRTSKQRADEDGDLPENEVGITAKRNRSHAGCLSSKVTGQAKCTHLKRIKIASNKRSTWQTVPKNTGDYLQSVMESVILEILSKNIKGKEQIQYHLNCLKKRLLQQCGTLKVPARTLNYLTDVSNLLKIEKAQERANEEDMALLQNEIDKIVATTESMTENIQSLKNQIQILTNDVEEEEQKVKQEFHVDTNKVLSLPELSQKSLKAPILQVSTHLPYSCQAVLHTHTPLYKTIYHFFKQTNPFINFLTNYFSYLAYNLSMFSVSSCRLFLSVFI, from the exons ATCAAAATGCCTGGTAAAACAAATGCTTCTAAGAGAAACTCTCAACAGTTAAAGAGAACTTCAAAACAAAGAGCTGATGAGGATGGGGATTTGCCAGAGAATGAG GTTGGAAtcacagcaaaaagaaacagaagtcatGCAGGGTGTCTGTCCTCTAAAG TAACAGGACAAGCAAAGTGTACTCACCTAAAACGGATAAAAATAGCCTCCAACAAGAGAAGCACCTGGCAGACTGTTCCAAAGAACACTGGAGATTATTTGCAGAGTGTGATGGAGTCAGTCATTCT agaaATTTTAAGCAAGAAcattaaaggaaaagaacaaattcaGTATCATCTCAACTGCTTGAAGAAAAG ATTACTACAACAGTGTGGAACCCTGAAAGTCCCTGCCAGAACGCTGAACTATTTAACTGATGTGTCAAATCTGCTGAAAATtgaaaaggcacaagaaagagCTAATGAAGAGGACATGGCTTTACTGCAG AACGAAATAGACAAAATAGTAGCGACCACAGAGTCCATGACGGAGAATATTCAGAGCCTAAAGAACCAAATTCAAATTCTGACAAATGACGtagaggaagaggaacagaaggTGAAACAG gaATTCCACGTGGATACTAATAAGGTGCTGTCTCTGCCAGAACTTTCTCAGAAAAGTCTTAAGGCACCCATACTTCAAGTAAGTACCCATTTACCATACTCTTGCCAGgctgtgttacacacacacacacccttatatAAAACCATATACCATTTCTTTAAGCAAACTAATCCTTTTATAAATTTTTTGACAAATTACTTTTCTTACTTGGCATATAATTTGAGCATGTTTTCTGTCAGCTCATGTAGACTGTTcttatcagtatttatttaa
- the Cenpq gene encoding centromere protein Q isoform X2: MPGKTNASKRNSQQLKRTSKQRADEDGDLPENEVGITAKRNRSHAGCLSSKVTGQAKCTHLKRIKIASNKRSTWQTVPKNTGDYLQSVMESVILEILSKNIKGKEQIQYHLNCLKKRLLQQCGTLKVPARTLNYLTDVSNLLKIEKAQERANEEDMALLQNEIDKIVATTESMTENIQSLKNQIQILTNDVEEEEQKVKQEFHVDTNKVLSLPELSQKSLKAPILQVSTHLPYSCQAVLHTHTPLYKTIYHFFKQTNPFINFLTNYFSYLAYNLSMFSVSSCRLFLSVFI; the protein is encoded by the exons ATGCCTGGTAAAACAAATGCTTCTAAGAGAAACTCTCAACAGTTAAAGAGAACTTCAAAACAAAGAGCTGATGAGGATGGGGATTTGCCAGAGAATGAG GTTGGAAtcacagcaaaaagaaacagaagtcatGCAGGGTGTCTGTCCTCTAAAG TAACAGGACAAGCAAAGTGTACTCACCTAAAACGGATAAAAATAGCCTCCAACAAGAGAAGCACCTGGCAGACTGTTCCAAAGAACACTGGAGATTATTTGCAGAGTGTGATGGAGTCAGTCATTCT agaaATTTTAAGCAAGAAcattaaaggaaaagaacaaattcaGTATCATCTCAACTGCTTGAAGAAAAG ATTACTACAACAGTGTGGAACCCTGAAAGTCCCTGCCAGAACGCTGAACTATTTAACTGATGTGTCAAATCTGCTGAAAATtgaaaaggcacaagaaagagCTAATGAAGAGGACATGGCTTTACTGCAG AACGAAATAGACAAAATAGTAGCGACCACAGAGTCCATGACGGAGAATATTCAGAGCCTAAAGAACCAAATTCAAATTCTGACAAATGACGtagaggaagaggaacagaaggTGAAACAG gaATTCCACGTGGATACTAATAAGGTGCTGTCTCTGCCAGAACTTTCTCAGAAAAGTCTTAAGGCACCCATACTTCAAGTAAGTACCCATTTACCATACTCTTGCCAGgctgtgttacacacacacacacccttatatAAAACCATATACCATTTCTTTAAGCAAACTAATCCTTTTATAAATTTTTTGACAAATTACTTTTCTTACTTGGCATATAATTTGAGCATGTTTTCTGTCAGCTCATGTAGACTGTTcttatcagtatttatttaa
- the Cenpq gene encoding centromere protein Q isoform X3: MNCVEWRKRLIDRWIQRGVNFEAPAFVIKMPGKTNASKRNSQQLKRTSKQRADEDGDLPENEVGITAKRNRSHAGCLSSKVTGQAKCTHLKRIKIASNKRSTWQTVPKNTGDYLQSVMESVILEILSKNIKGKEQIQYHLNCLKKRLLQQCGTLKVPARTLNYLTDVSNLLKIEKAQERANEEDMALLQNEIDKIVATTESMTENIQSLKNQIQILTNDVEEEEQKVKQEFHVDTNKVLSLPELSQKSLKAPILQVSTHLPNQNALLKDLVVLHNSASVTDMSAFIQEAYKKLDHS; encoded by the exons ATCAAAATGCCTGGTAAAACAAATGCTTCTAAGAGAAACTCTCAACAGTTAAAGAGAACTTCAAAACAAAGAGCTGATGAGGATGGGGATTTGCCAGAGAATGAG GTTGGAAtcacagcaaaaagaaacagaagtcatGCAGGGTGTCTGTCCTCTAAAG TAACAGGACAAGCAAAGTGTACTCACCTAAAACGGATAAAAATAGCCTCCAACAAGAGAAGCACCTGGCAGACTGTTCCAAAGAACACTGGAGATTATTTGCAGAGTGTGATGGAGTCAGTCATTCT agaaATTTTAAGCAAGAAcattaaaggaaaagaacaaattcaGTATCATCTCAACTGCTTGAAGAAAAG ATTACTACAACAGTGTGGAACCCTGAAAGTCCCTGCCAGAACGCTGAACTATTTAACTGATGTGTCAAATCTGCTGAAAATtgaaaaggcacaagaaagagCTAATGAAGAGGACATGGCTTTACTGCAG AACGAAATAGACAAAATAGTAGCGACCACAGAGTCCATGACGGAGAATATTCAGAGCCTAAAGAACCAAATTCAAATTCTGACAAATGACGtagaggaagaggaacagaaggTGAAACAG gaATTCCACGTGGATACTAATAAGGTGCTGTCTCTGCCAGAACTTTCTCAGAAAAGTCTTAAGGCACCCATACTTCAAGTAAGTACCCATTTACC NAACCAGAATGCTCTTCTAAAGGATTTGGTTGTCCTTCATAATTCAGCCTCAGTGACGGACATGTCAGCGTTCATTCAAGAAGCCTATAAGAAACTTGATCACTCttaa
- the Glyatl3 gene encoding glycine N-acyltransferase-like protein 3, which translates to MLVLNCSTKLLILEKMLKSHFPESLKVYGAVMNINRGNPFQKEVVLDSWPDFKAVITRRHREAETDNLDHYTNAYAVFYKDISAYQQLLEDRDVINWDQVFQIQGLQGELYAVSKAVANAKLLDLDIQLSSFKAVHFSPVSSVPDHSFLTGPTPRLTYLSVSDADLLNRTWSRGGNQQCLRYIAKLIECFPSVCVRDEQGNPVSWGITDQFATMCHGYTLPDHRRKGYSRLVALTLARKLQSRGFPSQGNVLDDNVASINLLKSVHAEFLPCRFHRLILTPAALSRQTHL; encoded by the exons ATGTTGGTGCTAAACTGCTCCACCAAATTACTGATACTGGAGAAAATGTTGAAGAGTCACTTTCCTGAATCACTCAAG GTGTATGGAGCAGTGATGAACATAAATCGTGGTAATCCCTTTCAAAAGGAAGTAGTATTGGACTCATGGCCTGACTTCAAAGCTGTAATCACCCGACGACACAGAGAG GCTGAGACAGATAACCTTGACCATTACACAAATGCATATGCTGTGTTCTACAAAGATATCAGCGCTTACCAACAGCTATTGGAAGATCGTGACGTTATCAACTGGGACCAAGTTTTTCAGATACAAG GGCTGCAAGGTGAATTATATGCTGTGTCCAAAGCCGTTGCCAATGCAAAGCTGTTGGATTTGGATATACAGCTGTCTTCCTTCAAGGCTGTCCATTTTTCTCCTGTTTCATCTGTGCCAGACCACAGTTTCCT aACTGGGCCTACCCCGAGACTGACCTACCTGAGCGTCTCCGATGCTGATCTCCTCAACCGGACTTGGTCCCGTGGCGGCAACCAGCAGTGCCTGCGGTACATAGCCAAACTCATCGAGTGCTTTCCCAGCGTGTGTGTGCGTGACGAGCAGGGAAACCCCGTGTCCTGGGGTATCACCGACCAGTTTGCCACCATGTGTCATGGCTACACCCTACCTGACCATCGCAGGAAAGGTTACAGTCGACTGGTGGCCCTCACACTGGCCAGGAAGTTGCAAAGCCGAGGATTCCCCTCCCAGGGAAATGTCCTGGATGACAATGTGGCTTCTATAAACCTCCTGAAGAGTGTCCATGCTGAGTTCTTGCCTTGTCGGTTCCATAGGCTTATTCTCACCCCTGCGGCTCTCTCTAGACAAACTCACCTTTAG